A stretch of the Triplophysa dalaica isolate WHDGS20190420 chromosome 19, ASM1584641v1, whole genome shotgun sequence genome encodes the following:
- the gpat3 gene encoding glycerol-3-phosphate acyltransferase 3, with protein MEGAWDIASVLFQVWLSIVVGLIMLPAMFGVSLGFTDLYIKVLVKTLEWATRRIQRGQNEQPTLPSQSANGIIEKNDGSMEEEIGELRRSHPKSLAGVDFTLCDVFYFWKKGIENIVEDQVTQRFTSEELVSWNLLTRTNNNFCYISVRVTIMWGLGVFIRYCILLPLRITLAAIGLSWLVIGTTLVGFLPNSNVKNSLSDLVHITCYRICARGLSATIRYHNKENRPQKGGICVANHTSPIDIVILANDGCYAMVGQVHGGLMGVIQRSMVRSCPHVWFERSEMKDRNTVANRLKDHIADKTKLPILIFPEGTCINNTSVMMFKKGSFEIGGTIYPVAIKYDPQFGDAFWNSAKYNMVSYILRMMTSWAIVCNVWYLPPMNQQNGEDAVQFANRVKSAIANQGGLVDLSWDGGLKRAKVKESYKEEQQKMYSSMIVGTDCHENSVGPT; from the exons ATGGAGGGTGCTTGGGATATTGCATCTGTGCTCTTCCAGGTGTGGCTGTCCATTGTGGTGGGTCTCATCATGTTACCTGCAATGTTTGGTGTGTCCCTGGGGTTCACAGATCTTTACATCAAGGTGCTGGTTAAAACGCTGGAG TGGGCCACTCGCAGAATCCAAAGAGGGCAGAACGAACAGCCTACATTGCCATCACAGTCAGCCAATG GGATCATCGAGAAGAATGATGGCTCTATGGAGGAGGAGATCGGGGAGCTGCGCCGGTCCCATCCCAAATCTCTGGCAGGGGTGGATTTTACACTGTGTGATGTCTTCTATTTCTGGAAGAAAGGCATCGAGAACATAGTTGAGGATCAGGTGACTCAGCGCTTCACTTCGGAGGAACTGGTTTCCTGGAACCTTCTCACGCGAACCAACAACAACTTCTGCTACATCAGCGTGCGGGTGACCATCATGTGGGGCCTGGGAGTTTTTATACGCTACTGTATCTTGCTGCCTCTCAG GATCACTTTGGCTGCTATCGGATTGAGCTGGTTGGTGATAGGAACGACACTTGTTGGATTCCTTCCTAACAGCAA TGTGAAGAACAGTCTTAGTGATCTGGTTCATATTACGTGCTACAGAATATGTGCCAGAGGCCTGTCAGCCACTATCCGCTATCACAATAA AGAGAATCGGCCCCAAAAAGGAGGTATCTGTGTTGCCAACCACACCTCCCCCATTGACATAGTAATTTTGGCAAACGATGGATGTTATGCTATG GTGGGACAGGTTCATGGAGGGCTGATGGGGGTCATCCAGAGGTCAATGGTGCGATCTTGTCCCCACGTGTGGTTTGAGAGATCAGAGATGAAAGATCGCAACACGGTTGCAAATAg GTTAAAAGACCATATTGCTGATAAGACTAAGTTGCCAATACTAATCTTCCCAGAgg GAACTTGCATCAATAATACATCAGTAATGATGTTTAAGAAGGGAAGTTTTGAAATTGGTGGAACAATATACCCAGTAGCAATCAAG TACGACCCTCAGTTTGGAGATGCCTTCTGGAACAGTGCCAAGTACAACATGGTGAGCTACATCCTTCGAATGATGACAAGCTGGGCCATCGTATGCAACGTGTGGTATCTCCCTCCTATGAATCAACAG AATGGGGAGGATGCTGTTCAATTTGCAAACAGGGTCAAATCGGCCATAGCGAATCAGGGAGGACTGGTTGATCTGTCCTG GGACGGAGGACTGAAGAGAGCAAAGGTAAAAGAGTCATATAAGGAGGAACAGCAGAAGATGTACAGCAGTATGATTGTGGGCACAGACTGTCACGAGAACTCTGTGGGTCCCACATAA